TACAGGCAGTGGATTGCGGTGTGGAGGAGGCGTATTTGTGGGAATACATGAATCGCTTTCCTGCCTTATGGCAACCAGAGCCGTATGTACTGCCATGGGATGAAGGACAGCTTGCTCTAAAGCTGGAAAATGAGCATAAAAAACAGCTTCTGTTAAAACCTCTATCCAGAATATATAAGAGAGAATTGTGCCGTTGTATTGGAGAATGGATGAGTTGGGAGATAAAAGAAAGTCGTCGTGCGCTAAAGCGTGCGGAAAGGAGGAGAGCATGAGCACCATTTTGTTTTGGAGCCCCACTAAGGGAGCGAGTGGAAGTAGCTCATTAGCGGCAGCAATAGCAATTACCATAGGTAATTTATATAGAGGAAGACTTTTGTTGACTCATTTGGGCCGTAGGCATACCGGTATTGAATCAGGATTTCCTATACAGGAGTATGGCATGGACAATCCAAGTCTACAGATTCAGGAAGGGGGCTGGGATGCTGTTTCACGTTTAGTTCTGAGAGGGACGCTGTCTAGAGAAAATATTCGTAACTATACGACACCTGTACTAGAACACACTCTGGATGTACTTGAGGGAACCTCTGCTTTTGGAGCTGCACCGCCGCTACTTTCCCCTGATCTTGTAAAAGTGGTAATTGATACAGCGAATCAATATTATGATTTAACGCTGATTGATGCAGGGAGTGGAGTAGGCTGGGGGGCTGTACAGCATGAAGCATGTGCACAAGCCAAACTGGCCGTTCTTTCGCTCACTCAGAATATGCGTGAGTTGGACGCTTATTTTGAATCTGTGTCTCCATTATCCACATATTCGTCATTACCCATATTAGTTGTCCTTGGAAAATATGATGTGCATTCACAAGCGAATGAAGCGAATATCCGCAGGAGATATGGCTACAAGGGTACTTTGCTTACAGTCCCTTACAGCACCGACTTTATGGATGCATGGAACCGCAGGGATGTGATTGGTCATGTGCAACGCGAGGTGCGAAGTGGAAAAGAGCAGCAACGTAAGCCTTTTATGTCTGTAGGATGGGCGCAGAGCATACGGCAGATTAGCAAAGCTATTCTGGAGGCGGCAGAGTCCGATCTTCGGCTCAAGGCTTTGGAGAGGGGCGCTTAATGCTGTCCGCTCATATGCTCAACGGATTAATTATTACCTGCATTGTGCTACTGTGCATCGTACTGATTATTTTTAAATATCAAGGAAATCTTCACTCGCAACATTCAGCTCTTCGGGTAGAACCAAAGAGCGAAGATGCCACATTCGAAACATTGATAGAGTATATCAAAAATGCGCTTCATGAACTAAGTCATAGCCAGATGGCGGATGCCGGATTACATGAAGAGGAATATAGGCGGCGTATCCATCAAAGGGCAGAACTACGAAGGGCGTTAAAGGACTGTGCCAATGGCAGCAGTGGAGATAAACGTTTTGTTAAAAATCTGATGAGTGAGCTTCTGATTAACGGTTACGGATTGAACGAGAAAATCGCCGATACTGTTATGCCATTCTCCAGACCTGAGTTGTTTAGCACACAAGATCAATTCGAAATTATTTTTTACCAATATCAGCAGAAATTTGGCGCGGATGCATTATCACGTTTGCTGGATACTTATGACTTAGCCGAAATGAGGTATTCACAGCAAGGTGAAGAGGATGGAAGCTATTTCGTAACGACAGAGGATATCCGCTATATCTATGACTGTGAATACCGTTTCCTTTCCTTTATGGAGAAAGTGGATATTATTGTGCAGCGGATTTATCAACATTACAAAGGTTTTTCTGTCATTGATGATATTCGTGACCAGAGAATCGATGGTGTAAGTGGGGGTGTAAGTGGTGTGCCGGAAGGGAGTATTTCTTCATCACCACAGTGGCCTTCAGATAGGTATGCATTTGAACAAACCTCTGCGCCCATAATGAATGGATATGAGAGTGTATGGATTTTCTACAAAGGTAAAACTATCCACCTTTCATTCCTCTCCTTTGGATCGGAACGTGAGCTTAAAAGGGTATGTCAAAATATTTACAAATACAATTACCCAGGACAGCTCTCTGAAGCGAATGGTTATAAGGTCAATGAAATGAAGGATGGATCACGGGTAGTAGTAGTGCGCCCTCCTTTCTCTGAATCATGGGCTTTCTTTGTTCGTAAATTTGATATTCAAAGCGCTTCGCTCGAACAGTTAATTAGGGGACAAAACGCTGATGTTCCAATCCAGCTACTATCATATCTAATGAAAGGCAGTCGGATTACTGCAATTACAGGTGCGCAGGGTTCAGGTAAGACAACATTGTTAATGGCGATGGTCAAGCATATTTACGCTTCGTATACGCTTCGCGTTCAGGAAATGGCCTTTGAACTGCATCTACGCAGCATTTACAGTCGCCGTAATATTCTTACTTTTCGAGAAACAGATCACATTTCAGGGCAACAAGGTCTTGACTTGCAGAAAAAAACAGATGGAACCGTTAATATTCTAGGCGAAGTAGCGAGTGATGAAGTAGCTGCTTGGATGATTCAAATGTCGCAGGTTGCTAGTTTGTTTACTATTTTTACTCACCATGCTAAAACATTTCGTGATCTTGTATTTTCACTTCGTAATTCACTGCTCAAAACAGGAGTATTTCAGCATGAAGGTATTGCTGAAGAACAGGTAGTGCATGTCATTAACTTTGATGTTCATCTCAAGCGTGATGCGCAAGGGCGGCGTTATATCGAACGGATCACAGAATGTGTACCGCGTAACCCAGAGCATACGAATGTAGGTCCCAATGCTTCATCGAGCTATAGCTACCGCCATGTTATGGAATATCGAAATGGAAGCTATATACCAATGGAGCCCTTAACAGCTAAAAGTGTAGAAGAAATGTGTGAGCAGATGAATGCAAACGATGCGGCAGATTTCCGCAGTTTTTTGACCCGCTATTGGGAGGAAGACTATGAGTCTTAAAGAAATTTTATTGTGGGTTTTGCTTATATCAGGTGGGGGATTTGCAGTTCTATATACAGCTTTGTATGGGTTGCATAAGCATAAGAGCTATGCAGTCTTCAGAGGTAGAATTTATTCTGTACAGGAAGCACGAAAGGGAAAAGCGGTACTTCAACGGGAACTTCAAACTTTAATGCATAAATTGTATACGCTGTGTATGAGGGTCCCTATCACAGCTGGATACATCACAAGTGTACGTAAGCGACTAGCTGGTCAGCATGCATACGATGAGTATAAGCTTCGTCTGCAGACCATGAAGATGATACTGTTCATTTGGGGGGCTTTTGCTTGCAGCGGCGTTGTGCTATTGATGATGAAACCAGGAATAGAGTTTGCTGTATTGGCCGTTTTATGCGGAGTGGTAATCAACAGCCTTATTATAGACGTGACCACTAGTCAAATGGAAAAAAGGCTACTTGGGCAAATGATCGAATTGTTCGCCAATGTACGTCATCACTATCATCAGCACGGTATGGTGGAAGAAGCCATATCCGAAGCAGCCGATTTAGCAGAGGCAGAGGCTGGAAGACATGCACGGCTCATCCATGAGGCGCTGACAGATGCTGATCCCCACGAGGCCCTCGAAAGATATTATGAATCAGCTCCAAATCGGTTTTTAAAAGCCTTTGCTGGTATCTCGTATATGGTCATGGAGTTTGGTGATCGGGTTGAGGATGGTAGTTCCATTTATTTAAAGGGGCTAAGCAGTCTTGCACGCGAAATCCAGTTGGACTTGCTGAGGAGAAATAAACTGGACTACCTGCTAAAAAGTTTAAACGTGATCGCTCTGGCCCCTGTTTTCTTTACTACCCCAATCGAGAGATGGGCGAGATCCAGCTTTCCATCCATGGATGAGTTTTATCAGGGGAAATTGGGTTATATCACAAAATTGACCGTTTACATTGTTATCATCCTATCCTACTTTCTGTTACAGAAACTGCAACAGTCCGACGAGACAGGATATCGTGCGGGTAAAGGGCGGAGGGTGTGGGAGCAGAGGTTATATCGTATGCCCATCATTCGTAATATGGTGGAATCTCTAATTCCTCGGCAGCATATGTCATCTTATTTCCAGATAACCCGACTCTTAAAGGAAAGTGGTGCGGAGGTAAAGCTCGAGTGGCTCTACATACGCAGAATTGCTCTTTTTATCTTAGGATTAGTGCTTAGTATTAGTACTATATTTGTTTTACATGGAGCTGAAAAAACGCTTATCCTTCACGCGCCAGTACAATCGGGGCGAATGTTTGGACGTTTAAGTCCGACAGAGGAAAAGGAAGCTTTGAAGCAGAGTGAGATTGACCGTAAAATCATGCAAATGTTGAACATGAAAGCGGACAGCACATACGAGCGAACGTACGCTTCTTTAGAACATTATGCTAATGGCACAGCTACTCCCGAGCAGCTATCAAGGAATACTCATCGAATTCTCCAAAAACTGAAAGATTGGAATGAAGAATATATAAAGTGGTGGGAAGTACTGATTAGTATGATTGCAGGGTATGTAGCCTACCAAATGCCCATACTTTTATTATATTTGCAACGGAAAATGCGTCATTTGGACATGAAGCATGAGGTCTATCAGTTTCAAACGGTTATTTCCATTTTACGGGTTATGGAACGAATGTCTGTCGAGGAAATATTGGAGTGGCTGAATAGATTTTCAGTAATCCTCAAAAGACCTCTGCAAAAATGTCTGCTTCATTATGAACATGGGCCAGAGGCGGCTCTCGATTTGTTGAAAGAAGAAGCACCTTTGCCGGAATTTCAACGTCTGGTGGACAAGCTCCATTTATCTTTGGGTAAAATTACCATTAGAGAGGCATTTGATGATTTGGAATCCCATATGTCCTACTATTTTGAACAAAGAAAACAGGAGTATGAAAAAATAATAGACAGCAAGGCGATCTGGGGGAGGATGATTGGTTTTGCCCCAATGTATGGTCTTATCTTTTTATATTTGGTAATTCCACTGATTGGAATGAGCTTTGTTCAAATGGATAGCTATTATGAGCAAATACAAAAAATTCAGTAAGTAAGTTCAATAATGCTTAACCAATATTACTAGTTGAGGAGAGAAAAAGATGAATAATGCATCAACGGCATTAAAGGTAGCCGCTGGGATTTTTTTGACTATCGCACTAATCACAATTGTAGTTATACTGTTTATCTCAGCTCAGGAAGCCACTAAAACGGCACAAAACAATTTCGCCGATATCCAGACCGAATTGTCTCAAGCCTCTTTTACGGTATACGACGGCACAACGATTAGCGGCTCCCAGGTAACCAATGCGCTGCGGAAGTTTCAAGGAAAGGACCAGTTCGGTATTCAAATTAAAACTGGCAAAAACATGTCAGGACAGTGGTACGGAAATGCTCTGAACGTTAGTCCAGACAGTGAGCAGTATGGCGCTGTGAATGGCGGCAACGATAAGACGGGAAA
This window of the Paenibacillus polymyxa genome carries:
- a CDS encoding ATPase, T2SS/T4P/T4SS family, whose protein sequence is MLSAHMLNGLIITCIVLLCIVLIIFKYQGNLHSQHSALRVEPKSEDATFETLIEYIKNALHELSHSQMADAGLHEEEYRRRIHQRAELRRALKDCANGSSGDKRFVKNLMSELLINGYGLNEKIADTVMPFSRPELFSTQDQFEIIFYQYQQKFGADALSRLLDTYDLAEMRYSQQGEEDGSYFVTTEDIRYIYDCEYRFLSFMEKVDIIVQRIYQHYKGFSVIDDIRDQRIDGVSGGVSGVPEGSISSSPQWPSDRYAFEQTSAPIMNGYESVWIFYKGKTIHLSFLSFGSERELKRVCQNIYKYNYPGQLSEANGYKVNEMKDGSRVVVVRPPFSESWAFFVRKFDIQSASLEQLIRGQNADVPIQLLSYLMKGSRITAITGAQGSGKTTLLMAMVKHIYASYTLRVQEMAFELHLRSIYSRRNILTFRETDHISGQQGLDLQKKTDGTVNILGEVASDEVAAWMIQMSQVASLFTIFTHHAKTFRDLVFSLRNSLLKTGVFQHEGIAEEQVVHVINFDVHLKRDAQGRRYIERITECVPRNPEHTNVGPNASSSYSYRHVMEYRNGSYIPMEPLTAKSVEEMCEQMNANDAADFRSFLTRYWEEDYES